The Mytilus edulis chromosome 5, xbMytEdul2.2, whole genome shotgun sequence genomic interval aaaataacataGAATGTGTACGTCGAGGTTATCTATGCGATGGATATAAAGACTGTAACGATGAATCAGACGAAGATCCAGAAATGTGCAAAGGTAATTCATGAGTAAAAATCAGTAAGTTCTTGACATGCACTTTTTGAAAACTTTATACGGAACTTATCATAAATATATTATTCTACTTAGAACTAagttaacaaaaaatgtatatgaaattaAGGCGGAAGTAgattaccgatgttcaaatctcgtgAATCCATTTAAAGGAGACAAATCTCGTCAATCAATTTAAAAGAGACAAATCTCGTCAATCGATTTAACAGAGACATATCTCTACAATCGATTTAACAGAGACAAATCTTTTCAatcaatttaaaagaaacaaatctCGTCAATCGATTTAAAAGACGAACCAAGGTcgcaaacaaaaattgaaagaattCCATGACATCCAAAGGAACCAGACCGGGTGCGTTGACAGGTTTACCATTTTCTGCTATGCATGATTCACCCGCCATATGAATGCCAATTCCgtcaaaatgtcacaattagAAATAGGACGCAATCTGTAGACTTACAGATCAAACTACTTTACTGATATCTGCAAAGTTATAACACAAACTCATGTCGCTAGTGTAGCTAGTGATGTTTTGAAATcttaaaatcaaacattttcagCGGAAATACACGAACCTAACCCAAAACCGAGTTTGAACTTTGGAAAATTCGACAGCGCCGTCTGCACTAGTGACACCAGTCATTAAGACCAAACGTGCAAAATTGAAacgaaggatttttttttatatatatatatttgttatggatGTTTCTTCTCTTTAAAAGTGTCTTTTTTCAAATTGcaatttaaacaatacaagtacatTGTTTGAAAAGAATGTTTTGTAATTGCATCAAATGAAAATACACGTGTATTCTTTTCGAATAAAACGTTACAgctttaaatttcaaattcaacatTTAAAGCGAGAGCGAAGATAGCATCGGGACAATCAGAAGCAATCACACACAAACAAAAAAGACCACAGCATGAAAATAAGATAAACgataaaagacaaacaatacaCTGCAAAGAAAACTGAAGAATGAGCTACACGAACCTAACCCAAAACCGAGTTTGAACTTTGGAAAATTCGACAGCGCCGTCTGCACTAGTGACACCAGTCATTAAGACCAAACGTGCAAAATTGAAACGAAGGatttcttgatatatatatatttgttatggatGTTTCTTCTCTTTAAAGTGTCttttttcaatttgcaatttaaacaatacaagtacatTGTTTGAAAAGAATGTTTTGTAATTGCATCAAATGAAAATACACGTGTATTCTTTTCGAATAAAACGTTAcagctttaaattttaaattcaacATTTAAAGCGAGAGAGACGATAGCATTGGGACAATCAGAAGCAATCACACACAAACAAAAAAGACCACAGCATGAAAATAAGATAAACgataaaagacaaacaatacaCTGCAAAGAAAACTGAAGAATGAGCTACACGAACCTAACCCAAAACCGAGTTTGAACTTTGGAAAATTCGACAGCGCCGTCTGCACTAGTGACACCAGTCATTAAGACCAAACGTGCAAAATTGAAACGAAGGATttcttgatatatatatgtatatttgttaTGGATGTTTCTTCTCTTTTaagtatcttttttttcaaattgcaatttaaacaatacaagtacatTGTTTGAAAAGAATTTTTTGTAATTGCATCAAATGAAAATATACGGTACGCTTCTTTTTACCCTTATCAAGCtcttaaaatgatttttattagGTCTACgaataaataaatgtatgtaatacATGTAGCTATGTCATTATAAAGACCTGACAAAGTTGAAACATGTGCTAGATTAAACTTTAAGTTGAGTTCAGGCTTTTTCATTGctatgattttctttttcaaaggaGCGATAAGTAACCGTAGAATTTTAGTTACAAATCTGAAACCAAAATAAGTATGGTAATAATAAAGACAATCTTTGAACAAAAATTCTTCAAACCGTTTCTTTTTACATGATATATTTCGAGTTATGAATTACAGATTTCCAGTGTCCAAGTGGTTTTATGAAATGTAGAAACAACTTGGAATGTTTTCCAATTGAGTTCCTTTGTGCTGGAACAGAGAATGCCTTCTGTAACGATCGGTCCGATATTGACCCAGAGTTTTGTAGAGGTAATCCATATTTCATAGTATTCATAACTTGCGATTATGTTTATGTTTTCTGTACACGTATTGTTTGTTAATCTTTCAATTCGtaatcaatagttatcaaaagtaccaggattataattttatacgccaggacgcgcgtttcgtctacacaagactcatcagtgacgctcagatcaaaatagttaaaaagccaaacaaatacaaagttgaagagcattaaggactcaaaattcaaaaaagttgtgccaaataaggcaaaggtaatctattcctggggtaagaaaatccttagtttttcgaaaaattcaaagttttgtaaacagaaaatttataaaaatgaccatataattgatattcatgtcaacaccgaagtgctgactactgggctggtgatacccttggggacgaaacgtccaccagcagtggaatcgacccagtggtgtaaatagtatctaaagtaccaggattataattttatacgccaggaCGCGCCACAAACTAATTAAATCTGTAATGAAATATGTCGGTAACTTTTTattacaatacaataataaattgaatatttgtaatataaaacGGACTTTCATTCAGCATTGGTCTTACTGCAGGTGCTCAACGATGAAGTCCTGTCTggcgttatacatgttataagtacTCTGAAAGTTAatgaagcaattaaaaaaaaattcttgaacacgacaatatgtttatgttttttttttttgcttattgtaGAATCAACTCTTTATTATATCAAGTATCCTGTTCTTCATTTTGCTATCATGCATACTCGGTATGAAATGGCTATACACACTTTCGATCGGAATCATCAACATAGCTTTCTGTACACAATATTTGGAAGTTAGGAAAATGtctatcaaaagaaaaaaatcaaacttttaccgagagagagagagagagagagagagagagagagagagagagagacccGAAACTTGTTGAAACTTTAATAGATTGAAGGAAACCAgaaaatacatataacaatagcaatatacgataaaatataatacaaatatgaTCGAAACTCCCTAATGACTTTAACGTCGAACAGGTGAacaattatttactttttataacgCTTTTtctacagtccttggatggtgtaaacttcccactaacaccatacaccataacatcatacaccatacaccattacaccatacacgttacacctttgcaccatacaccttacacattacaccatacaccattacccattctatctacacgattcaaaattacccataatgcaattaaatttcaaatattaagattattattattgttgatgttttacaatttgaaaaaaaaaaacaaaataaaaagaacttcctTTTCAACTTatgaaatgtcgtacaccatcattcacaccattcccgatcacacgttacacaatcacaccattcctcatacaccataacaccattccccttacaccatacaccatagcaccatacaccttacaccattgcaccatacaccttacaccattacaccatacacgttttttgggaagtttacaccatccaagggctgtatttaaaaaaaagaaaatgcatctTTGTTCAGGCTGACTATTTACTCAACGTTAACATTTTAATTTCGACAATTTTCATCGTAACCCCAAGGATGCTTACATGTCATGTATTTAATGTTCTTTGTGTAATATATGCAATTacagatttcagctgtccaagtgggactgtaaaatgtaaaaataacataGAATGTGTCCATCAACATTATTTATGCGATGGTTACACAAAGTGTAATGATGAATCTGATGAAGATCAAGAAATGTGCAAAGGTACTTAATGAGTAAATTCTTTAAAagcattttttaatgattttaaacggaacttatcatatatatatttttttctacttaaAGGTAAGTAAACAAATAATGAATAGGAATATAAGAACAAATAACATTACCTGTGTTAGAGACAAATCTcgtcaataaattttaaaaaacacAAATCTTGTCAATTGATTTCAAAGAGACAAATCTCGTCAATTAATTTAAAACGAGACAAATCTCGTCAATCAATTTAAAAGAGACAAATCTCGTCATTCGGTTTAAAAAAGAGGCAAATTTCGTTAATCGATTTAAAGTGGAATCAAGGttgcaataaaaaaattacagaatCTCATAACAACCAAAAGGAACCAGACCAGTTGCGTTGATAGGTTAATTATTTTCTGCTATGCACGGGGCACTCGCtttgtcaaaatgtcacaatcaaGTATAGTACGACATCGGTAAAATTATAGATCAGACGACATtgctgatatataaaaaaatgctgtgttatttctataattttatttctcaATGGAGCTTAAATTAACCATAGATATTTCTTTACAAGTCAGTAACCCGAAAAATAACTGAACATCAGtgcttttatgttgtttttttttaatttgatacatTTCGAAAGATGAATTACAGATTTCCAGTGTACCAGCGGTTTTATGAAATGTAGAAACAACTTGCAATGTTTTCCCACTAGGCTCCTTTGTGTGGCAACAGATGATGCCTTTTGTTTAGATGGGTCCAATATTGACCCAGAGTTTTGTAGAGGTAATTCATATTTCATAGTATTAACAATTTACGATCATGTTTATGTTTTCTGTACACGTCTTTGTTATTGATCTTTGAAATTCGTCATCAAATGATCCATGAACCAATTGATATGTCAATAACTTTTTATTACAGAcaaacataaattgaaacttGTAATATAAAACGGACTTTCATGAAAGGTCTTACTGATGCTCAACAATGAAATCCTATTGGTAGTTCTAAGTACTTTGGAAGTAAATGATGCACTTTAAAAATGCTTAAGCACGATAATATGAGAtgtttatgttggtttttttttaaatataatgttaaTGTGCGTGAGCgggagagaaagagagagagacaATATATCAGTTATCAGTGAAGCTGGATTTAGATTTTGCTTATCTTACATAATGCATTACTGTTGTTACAGCGAACGCACCGGAATGTCCTAAAGGGGAAGTAAGATGCAAGAATGGAGTACACTGTGTAAATCCTAGGTTCCAATGTGATGGTCTTAAACATTGTCCAGACAACTCAGATGAAGACGTAAACATGTGTGCGGGTAATCCTTAACCTTTATTGTcgtaattgaaaatttcttttttaaacatatattaataT includes:
- the LOC139524084 gene encoding very low-density lipoprotein receptor-like — protein: MNYLPLTIFVIGFCTNLSLSVAENNCEKCKDNVQCIPWGGLCNGHVHCDDQSDEDPEFCREFSCSSGAVKCKNNIECVRRGYLCDGYKDCNDESDEDPEMCKDFQCPSGFMKCRNNLECFPIEFLCAGTENAFCNDRSDIDPEFCRDFSCPSGTVKCKNNIECVHQHYLCDGYTKCNDESDEDQEMCKDFQCTSGFMKCRNNLQCFPTRLLCVATDDAFCLDGSNIDPEFCRANAPECPKGEVRCKNGVHCVNPRFQCDGLKHCPDNSDEDVNMCAAKQCLSYEVKCKSGLQCILKSYLCDNDTDCDDGSDEENCNDAKRNINSLMDYHRAARGLKKSN